AGCCCACCTCGCCGTAGTAGACCTCGCCGAGCGCGTCCACATCGACGAAAGTCCGCCCGCTCGCCACCGCCAGTCCCGCGCCGAGGGTGCTCTTCCCGGCGGCGGCGGGACCGACGAGGACCATCCACGGAGCCATGTTCATCGGAAGAAAAGGTAGTACGCCGCGTCCCGGGCGATGAGGAAACCCGCGATCGCCAGGGTCCAGCCGACCGCCGACACCGCGTGCCCGGCCATCCACGCCCGCAGCCGCCGCAGCCTCGGCTCCAGCCACGCGCCGGCGACGCCCCGGAGAGCCAGCAGCGCCAGCGACGGGACGATCATGACGACGACGTACGCCGCCAGCAACGGCACCCACTGCCCGGCCGGCAGCCCGGCGGTCGTCATGATGCCCATCGCGGCGAGATACGGCACCATCGTCGCGACCTCCAGCAGCCCGGCCGTCAGCCCCAGCAGCACCATGGCCCGCGGACCGCCCGGCCGTG
The Nonomuraea muscovyensis genome window above contains:
- a CDS encoding GAP family protein is translated as MTIGLLLTLAALALVDSMSFGTLGVPVFLLLASERSQVSRLLVYLATVALFYFVAGVALMLGVSTVAGSLGDALHSRPAYWVQLVLGVGLFALSFRFDPKRRTRLGEPGHRFEPRPGGPRAMVLLGLTAGLLEVATMVPYLAAMGIMTTAGLPAGQWVPLLAAYVVVMIVPSLALLALRGVAGAWLEPRLRRLRAWMAGHAVSAVGWTLAIAGFLIARDAAYYLFFR